The Verrucomicrobiota bacterium genome includes a window with the following:
- the hisA gene encoding 1-(5-phosphoribosyl)-5-[(5-phosphoribosylamino)methylideneamino]imidazole-4-carboxamide isomerase, translating to MLLIPAIDLMDGKCVRLLQGRAGTETVYSDDPVSTAKRWEGEGARMLHVVDLDGAFEGRPVNFDAVCAIVEAVSIPVEFGGGIRDEATLGAVLATPLRRAILGTKACEAAFLRAAVAEHGDRIAVGIDARDGLVTVKGWQEFTALDAPAFARHVEALGVRTVIFTDVAADGTLEGPRTASLEAVLRAVSCDVIASGGVGSLDDIRLLQRYERDGLAGLIIGKALYTGDITLREALEVAG from the coding sequence ATGCTGCTCATTCCTGCCATTGACCTGATGGACGGCAAGTGCGTGCGGCTCCTCCAGGGCCGGGCGGGCACGGAGACGGTCTATTCGGACGATCCGGTCTCGACGGCGAAGCGCTGGGAGGGCGAGGGCGCACGCATGCTGCACGTGGTAGACCTCGATGGGGCGTTCGAGGGCCGGCCGGTGAACTTCGACGCGGTCTGCGCGATTGTTGAGGCGGTGTCGATCCCCGTCGAGTTCGGCGGCGGGATCCGGGATGAGGCGACGCTCGGCGCCGTGCTTGCGACGCCGCTGCGGCGCGCCATCCTCGGCACGAAAGCGTGCGAGGCGGCGTTCCTGCGCGCGGCCGTGGCCGAGCATGGCGACCGGATCGCGGTCGGCATCGACGCGCGCGACGGGCTGGTGACGGTGAAAGGCTGGCAGGAGTTCACGGCGCTCGATGCGCCGGCGTTTGCACGGCACGTCGAGGCGCTTGGAGTCCGGACGGTGATCTTCACCGATGTGGCCGCCGACGGCACACTCGAAGGGCCGCGCACGGCGTCGCTCGAAGCCGTGCTGCGCGCCGTGTCGTGCGACGTGATCGCCTCGGGCGGCGTCGGCAGTCTCGATGACATCCGCCTGCTCCAGCGGTACGAACGTGACGGGCTGGCGGGCCTCATCATCGGCAAGGCGCTCTACACGGGTGACATCACGTTACGCGAGGCGTTGGAGGTGGCGGGCTGA
- the hisF gene encoding imidazole glycerol phosphate synthase subunit HisF, producing MLAKRIIPCLDVTGGRVVKGINFVQLRDAGDPVECARAYDAQGADELVFLDITASSDERAIMLDVVSRTAEEVFIPLTVGGGTRTVDDIRALLNAGADKVSINTAAVSEPELVRRASDRVGAQCIVVAIDAKRHAGGWEVYTHGGRRATGLDAVEWAAQVERLGAGEILLTSMDCDGTKDGYDVALTRAVSEAVGIPVIASGGAGTLEHLREALVEGKADAVLAASIFHYGEFTVSQAKAYLRQHGIEVRT from the coding sequence ATGTTGGCAAAACGGATCATTCCATGTCTCGACGTGACCGGCGGCCGGGTTGTCAAGGGGATCAACTTCGTGCAGCTTCGCGACGCGGGCGATCCGGTCGAGTGCGCCCGCGCCTATGACGCGCAGGGCGCCGACGAGCTTGTGTTTCTCGACATCACGGCCTCGAGCGACGAGCGGGCCATCATGCTCGACGTGGTATCGCGTACGGCCGAGGAGGTGTTCATCCCGCTGACCGTCGGCGGCGGCACGCGTACAGTGGACGACATCCGCGCGCTGCTCAACGCAGGCGCCGACAAGGTGTCGATCAACACGGCGGCGGTGAGCGAGCCGGAGCTCGTGCGGCGCGCGTCGGACCGCGTCGGGGCGCAGTGCATCGTCGTGGCCATCGACGCGAAGCGGCATGCCGGAGGGTGGGAGGTCTACACGCACGGCGGGCGCCGGGCGACGGGGCTCGACGCGGTCGAGTGGGCCGCGCAGGTCGAGCGGCTCGGCGCGGGCGAGATCCTGCTCACAAGCATGGACTGCGACGGAACGAAAGATGGTTACGACGTGGCGCTGACGCGCGCGGTGTCCGAAGCGGTCGGCATTCCGGTGATCGCCTCGGGCGGCGCGGGCACGCTCGAGCACTTACGCGAGGCGCTCGTCGAGGGCAAGGCGGACGCCGTGCTCGCCGCGTCGATATTCCACTATGGCGAGTTCACGGTGAGCCAGGCGAAGGCATACCTGAGGCAACACGGTATTGAGGTAAGGACGTGA
- the hisI gene encoding phosphoribosyl-AMP cyclohydrolase has protein sequence MSFLDEVKFNEQGLVPAVVQDAANGEVLMLAYMNRETLRETIEGERPVFWSRSRQSRWVKGETSGNTQRTVDVLYDCDVDTLVVRIKQHGPACHNNYRSCFYRRINRDGTTTVIAEKMAQSSDQ, from the coding sequence GTGAGTTTTCTTGACGAGGTGAAGTTCAATGAACAGGGACTGGTGCCGGCCGTCGTCCAGGACGCGGCCAACGGCGAGGTCCTCATGCTGGCGTACATGAACCGCGAGACGCTCCGGGAGACGATCGAGGGCGAGCGCCCCGTGTTCTGGAGCCGCAGCCGGCAGTCGCGCTGGGTCAAAGGCGAGACGAGCGGGAACACGCAGCGCACGGTTGACGTGTTATATGATTGCGACGTCGACACGCTCGTGGTCAGAATCAAGCAGCACGGGCCGGCGTGCCATAACAACTACCGGAGCTGCTTCTACCGGCGCATCAACCGGGATGGCACGACGACGGTTATTGCTGAGAAGATGGCACAGTCCTCGGACCAGTAG
- a CDS encoding D-tyrosyl-tRNA(Tyr) deacylase, with translation MRAVVQRVSRAAVRIGERTTGEIGDGLLVLLGVHRDDTEAQAEKLAAKLVELRCFTDEAGKMNLSCRDVGGEVLVVSQFTLYGDCRKGRRPSYTDAAPPEKANALYECFVGHLRTLGVRQVATGEFGAMMSVSLVNEGPVTLIVDV, from the coding sequence ATGCGAGCTGTAGTGCAGCGCGTGAGCCGCGCAGCGGTGCGTATCGGCGAACGCACGACAGGCGAGATCGGCGATGGACTGCTCGTGCTGCTCGGTGTGCATCGCGACGATACCGAGGCGCAGGCCGAGAAGCTGGCGGCGAAGCTCGTTGAGCTGCGGTGCTTCACCGACGAGGCGGGCAAGATGAACCTCTCGTGCCGCGACGTCGGCGGCGAGGTGCTCGTCGTGTCGCAGTTCACGCTGTACGGCGACTGCCGCAAGGGCCGCCGCCCGAGCTACACGGACGCCGCGCCGCCGGAGAAGGCGAACGCGCTCTACGAGTGCTTCGTCGGGCATCTTCGCACGCTCGGCGTGCGGCAGGTGGCCACGGGCGAGTTCGGCGCGATGATGTCGGTGTCACTCGTCAACGAAGGACCCGTTACGTTGATCGTCGATGTGTAG
- the surE gene encoding 5'/3'-nucleotidase SurE: MRLVATNDDGIHAPGLGALVEALAPLGEVVVVAPNRERSATAHAITLHEPLRVEKVSRNGAFFGHAVSGTPVDCVKLAVVSLLAERPDFLVSGINPGTNVGTNAIYSGTVSAALEGAMNGITSLAVSIDASGDVSGDELDYVGAAAFTRRFIERLASGGLARPTAFNINLPNLPADRIKGMRFTHQGRLMFREEFHERTDPQRRVYYWLGGELPVSDDGAHADSTAVLDGYIAVTPLHYDLTDYDALDQMRAWEVE; the protein is encoded by the coding sequence ATGCGTCTTGTGGCGACAAACGATGACGGCATTCACGCGCCGGGGCTCGGGGCGCTCGTCGAGGCGCTCGCGCCGCTCGGCGAAGTCGTCGTCGTGGCGCCTAACCGGGAGCGGAGCGCCACGGCGCACGCCATTACGCTGCACGAGCCGTTGCGCGTCGAGAAGGTGAGCCGCAACGGGGCGTTCTTCGGTCATGCCGTGAGCGGCACGCCGGTCGATTGCGTCAAGCTCGCCGTCGTGTCGCTGCTTGCCGAGCGCCCCGATTTCCTCGTCTCGGGCATCAATCCGGGCACGAACGTGGGCACGAACGCGATCTATTCGGGCACGGTGTCGGCCGCCCTCGAGGGGGCCATGAACGGTATCACGTCGCTCGCGGTCAGCATCGACGCCTCGGGCGACGTGTCCGGCGACGAGCTCGACTACGTGGGGGCGGCGGCATTCACGCGGCGGTTCATCGAGCGGCTCGCCTCGGGCGGGCTGGCGCGGCCGACCGCGTTCAATATCAACCTGCCCAACTTGCCGGCTGACCGGATCAAGGGCATGCGGTTCACCCATCAGGGCCGGCTCATGTTCCGCGAGGAGTTCCACGAGCGCACCGACCCGCAGCGGCGCGTCTACTACTGGCTCGGCGGCGAGCTGCCCGTGTCCGACGACGGCGCCCATGCCGACAGCACCGCCGTGCTCGACGGCTACATCGCCGTCACCCCCCTCCATTACGACCTGACCGACTACGACGCACTCGATCAGATGCGCGCGTGGGAGGTGGAGTAG